A part of Trichocoleus sp. FACHB-46 genomic DNA contains:
- the gyrA gene encoding DNA topoisomerase (ATP-hydrolyzing) subunit A, which translates to MSTSPERIVPTDLRNEMSRSYLEYAMSVIVGRALPDARDGLKPVHRRILYAMHELGLTADRPFRKCARVVGEVLGKYHPHGDTAVYDALVRMAQDFSMRAPLINGHGNFGSIDNDPPAAMRYTECRLQSLTMNALLRDIESDTVDFGDNFDGSQQEPLVLPAQIPQLLLNGSSGIAVGMATNIPPHNLGELIDGLTALIQNPELSDAELIRLIPGPDFPTGGQVLGTTGIREAYMTGRGSITMRGVASIETIEHRGRPDREAIIITELPYQTNKAALIEKIAEMVNEKRLEGISDIRDESDRDGMRIVIELKRDAYPRVVLNNLYKQTPIQANFGVNTLALVNGEPQTLSLKQCLQVFLDFRIETIIRRTRYELRKAEERDHLLQGLLIALTNLDAIINLIRHAADAPTAKQELINIYGLSEAQSDAILQMQLRRLTALEAEKIQQEHDDLQAQIANLQDILARRERILEIICTEVTQLKATHATPRRTVIEQAEGEIGDIDLIANEKALILLTEQGYIKRMPINTFEAQSRATRGKAGTRMKEDDGVEHFITCCDHDSVLFFSDRGVVYCLKAYQIPIGSRTSRGMPVVQMLPIPRNEKITSIVPVSEFSSDEYLVMLTCGGFVKKTALSAFSNIRTNGLIAISLEEGDQLRWVRRARVEDSIIIGSSQGMAIHFRADNDQLRPLGRATRGVKSMNLRSGDQLISMDILPASVVANIASGPDVEEEEELEAEEAVLAETQGPWVLVVTSSGYGKRVPVSQFRLQNRAGKGTIATKFKSRRAGDKLVALRVVNEEDELMIITSRGIIIRQAIKAISSQSRAATGVRVQRLDEDDAIAAVALVPPSAEGTDEEIEE; encoded by the coding sequence ATGAGCACCTCCCCAGAGCGGATTGTTCCAACGGATCTGCGGAACGAAATGTCCCGGTCCTACCTGGAATACGCAATGAGCGTGATTGTAGGTCGGGCACTGCCAGATGCGAGGGATGGTCTGAAACCCGTTCATCGTCGAATTCTCTATGCCATGCATGAGCTGGGGCTAACCGCAGACCGCCCCTTCCGTAAATGTGCTCGTGTGGTTGGGGAAGTGCTAGGTAAGTACCACCCTCACGGCGATACAGCCGTTTACGATGCTCTAGTTCGCATGGCCCAAGACTTTTCCATGCGCGCTCCCCTGATTAACGGGCACGGCAACTTTGGCTCTATCGACAACGACCCCCCCGCAGCCATGCGATACACCGAGTGTCGCTTGCAATCGCTGACGATGAATGCCCTCCTGCGGGACATTGAGTCGGACACCGTTGACTTTGGTGATAACTTCGATGGCTCCCAGCAAGAACCCTTGGTCTTGCCAGCGCAGATTCCCCAACTGCTGCTGAATGGCTCTTCTGGCATCGCGGTGGGAATGGCAACTAACATTCCTCCCCACAATCTCGGAGAGCTAATTGATGGCTTAACCGCCTTAATTCAAAATCCCGAGTTGAGCGATGCCGAACTCATTCGCCTGATTCCTGGCCCCGATTTCCCCACGGGGGGACAAGTCCTAGGAACAACGGGGATTCGCGAAGCTTACATGACAGGTCGTGGCTCCATCACCATGCGGGGTGTAGCTAGCATTGAAACGATTGAGCATCGAGGTCGTCCCGATCGCGAAGCCATCATCATTACCGAACTGCCCTACCAAACCAACAAGGCAGCGCTGATCGAAAAGATCGCGGAAATGGTCAACGAGAAGCGCTTGGAAGGCATTTCTGACATTCGGGATGAGAGCGATCGCGATGGCATGCGAATCGTGATCGAACTCAAGCGCGATGCTTATCCTCGTGTCGTGCTGAACAACCTCTACAAGCAAACGCCGATTCAGGCGAACTTTGGGGTGAACACGCTGGCGCTGGTGAATGGCGAACCCCAAACCCTATCACTGAAGCAGTGTCTCCAAGTCTTCCTCGACTTCCGGATTGAGACGATTATTCGGCGCACTCGCTATGAGTTGCGGAAGGCAGAAGAGCGTGATCATTTGTTGCAAGGTCTCTTGATTGCGCTGACCAATCTAGATGCCATTATTAACTTGATTCGGCATGCGGCAGATGCGCCCACCGCAAAGCAAGAGTTGATCAACATCTACGGTCTCTCCGAAGCGCAATCGGATGCCATCTTGCAAATGCAACTGCGTCGCTTAACGGCGCTAGAAGCAGAAAAAATTCAGCAAGAGCATGATGATTTGCAAGCCCAAATTGCCAACTTGCAAGATATTCTGGCTCGGCGAGAACGAATTTTAGAGATTATCTGCACTGAAGTCACTCAGCTTAAAGCGACTCATGCAACACCTCGCCGCACTGTGATTGAGCAGGCAGAAGGTGAAATTGGGGATATAGACCTGATTGCCAACGAAAAAGCTCTGATTCTGCTCACTGAACAGGGCTACATCAAACGCATGCCCATCAACACTTTTGAAGCTCAAAGCCGAGCCACCAGAGGCAAAGCAGGCACCCGGATGAAGGAAGACGACGGGGTTGAACACTTCATCACCTGCTGCGACCACGATAGCGTCTTGTTCTTTAGCGATCGCGGCGTGGTTTATTGCCTCAAGGCTTACCAAATTCCGATTGGGTCGCGAACTTCTCGCGGGATGCCCGTGGTTCAAATGCTGCCCATTCCTAGAAACGAGAAGATCACCTCTATCGTCCCAGTTTCGGAATTTAGCAGCGATGAATACTTGGTGATGCTAACTTGTGGCGGCTTCGTCAAGAAGACAGCACTCTCTGCCTTCAGCAACATTCGCACCAATGGCTTAATTGCTATTTCCCTAGAAGAAGGCGATCAACTGCGTTGGGTACGCCGTGCCCGCGTGGAAGACAGCATCATTATCGGCTCTAGCCAAGGCATGGCGATTCACTTCCGAGCTGACAATGACCAACTGCGTCCGTTGGGCCGAGCTACCCGTGGAGTCAAATCCATGAATCTACGCTCTGGTGATCAGCTGATCAGCATGGACATCTTGCCTGCTAGTGTCGTTGCCAATATTGCTTCTGGCCCTGACGTGGAGGAAGAAGAGGAACTAGAAGCAGAAGAGGCAGTCCTCGCAGAAACCCAAGGGCCTTGGGTCCTAGTCGTGACTAGCTCAGGCTACGGCAAGCGGGTGCCTGTGTCTCAGTTCCGATTGCAAAATCGAGCCGGCAAAGGCACGATCGCGACGAAGTTTAAGTCTCGTCGTGCGGGTGACAAACTGGTGGCCCTACGGGTCGTCAACGAAGAAGACGAATTGATGATTATTACCAGCCGTGGCATCATCATTCGCCAAGCAATCAAGGCTATTTCTTCGCAGTCACGGGCAGCCACAGGAGTGCGAGTGCAGCGACTAGATGAAGATGACGCGATCGCCGCAGTGGCTTTAGTACCACCTTCGGCTGAAGGCACGGACGAAGAAATCGAAGAGTAA
- a CDS encoding histone deacetylase, protein MLAVIYSDEFLEHKTGRFHPERPERLTSIVAALKAAAWADQLQWRSPTPIDQRPIMTDLGRVHPPTYIEQIQQLAQRGGGYLDPDTPVSPRSYDVALLAVSAWLDGVDQVLQTGNPAFVLARPPGHHALSDCGMGFCLFSNAAIAAYYALEQPGINRVAILDWDVHHGNGTQAIVEKHPQIAYCSLHESPNYPGTGLATERGLHNNVLNLPMPMGSTMASYQPLFEEKVLPFLGSFQPDLLIVSAGYDANHADPLSGISLKPEDYGIFTQYCLEVTSKIVFGLEGGYDLPTLSQSVVETIKSCLFRP, encoded by the coding sequence ATGCTGGCGGTAATCTACTCAGATGAGTTTTTGGAACACAAAACAGGGCGTTTCCATCCAGAGCGACCGGAACGATTAACGAGTATAGTGGCTGCGCTCAAGGCGGCGGCCTGGGCTGACCAGTTGCAGTGGCGATCGCCCACCCCCATCGACCAGCGCCCGATTATGACTGATTTGGGTCGAGTGCATCCGCCTACTTACATTGAACAAATTCAGCAATTAGCCCAACGAGGTGGGGGGTATTTAGACCCCGACACTCCCGTTTCCCCACGCAGCTATGATGTGGCTTTACTTGCCGTCAGCGCTTGGTTGGATGGCGTGGATCAAGTGCTGCAAACAGGCAATCCCGCATTTGTGCTAGCTCGTCCACCAGGACATCACGCCTTGAGTGATTGTGGGATGGGTTTTTGTTTGTTTTCCAATGCGGCGATCGCGGCTTATTACGCCCTAGAGCAACCAGGTATCAATCGCGTGGCGATTTTGGATTGGGATGTGCATCACGGCAACGGCACTCAGGCGATCGTGGAAAAGCATCCTCAGATTGCTTATTGTTCGCTGCACGAGTCTCCCAATTACCCTGGTACAGGCTTGGCGACGGAACGCGGTTTGCATAATAATGTGTTGAATTTGCCGATGCCGATGGGTAGCACAATGGCAAGCTACCAACCGTTGTTCGAGGAAAAAGTTCTGCCGTTTCTCGGCAGTTTTCAGCCTGATTTGCTAATTGTCAGTGCTGGTTACGATGCCAATCATGCTGATCCCTTATCTGGCATTTCACTTAAGCCAGAAGACTACGGCATCTTCACACAATACTGTTTAGAAGTAACTTCAAAAATTGTTTTTGGGTTAGAAGGTGGATATGATTTGCCTACCCTTTCACAGTCTGTCGTAGAAACCATCAAGAGTTGCCTATTTAGACCGTAG